In Pirellulales bacterium, the DNA window GTGAACGCCCGTTCGCACGCCCAATCGTCACGGGCGTTCATCAGGCTGTAGAGCACTTGCAAGCCGTGATGGCTCATCCCGATCGTGTAGGCATCGGGAAAGGCCAGGCAGAGGCGCCCGCGCACGGCGCGATGGTCCTTGCGGACCATGTTCAGCTCGCCGCCGATGTATTGCGCCGGCGTGCGAACCTGGGACAGCAAGCGGCTCTCGACGAAGTCCTTAAGGCGCTGGTTAAGCATGCCCGGATTCTAACGGAAAGCACGCCGCTTTGCTCGCGGCGGCGCGCGGCCGCTTCAGTCCATGCCGTTGCGGGCCTCGACCTCTTCGCTGCGATGAGCGAAGCGCACCGTCCAACGTGGCGGCGCATCGGCCAGCAGCGAGACCTCGGCTTCGTCGTCTGGCTGCAAGCGATGGACCTCGCGCCGTTCGGACGAGTCCGGCTTGGGAAAGCACACCGTCACCTGGCCCGTGCCCAACACGCGGAGCCGGTTGGCACGCATCACGACGGCCGTCTCCTCGTCGACGCCGAGGCCGAGCTGTTCGGGATGGTTGTCGAGCACGCCGGTCAGGCGCGGCAGGCGGGCACGCTGGCTGAAGTGCTGATCGACCACGACGCGGTCGACCAGGCCCAGTCCGCGATCGACCACGGCCTGCTGCCGCGTGCCGTAGCGAATCATGACGCTCGACATGGCCGAGGCCCCGGCCGATGTGCCGGCGATGATGCCACCGCGTTGATGCAACTCGCGCAACAGCGTTTCGACCCGCCGCGCGCGATAGCGATCGACCAGGCGCCCTTGATCGCCGCCGGCCAGCCACACGCCCGTGGCGCGTTCCAGGGGCCTGGTGAATTCAGGCGAATCGGCCAAGACGGGATCGTCGGTATGCAGCACGGCCAGTTCGGCCACTTCGAACCGCTGCCAGCGACGCTTGAATGTTTCGCGCGCGTGCTCCGCGCTGGGCCAGGTACCGGCCGAGGGAATCACGACCAGCCGCGCGTCGCGGCCGCCGGCCAGGCGAATGAACTCTGCGACGATGTTGTCGGGCAGTTGACCACCGCCGACCAACATCAAGTGCCCCGCGTTCGGTGCCGAATCAGGCAAACCGAAAACATTCTCGCGAACGATTGGACTTGTGCCTGGCTCGGCAGATGCCGTCGCCAGGGCGATCAGGCAGGCCAGGCCCG includes these proteins:
- a CDS encoding cyanophycinase encodes the protein MMVHAGLACLIALATASAEPGTSPIVRENVFGLPDSAPNAGHLMLVGGGQLPDNIVAEFIRLAGGRDARLVVIPSAGTWPSAEHARETFKRRWQRFEVAELAVLHTDDPVLADSPEFTRPLERATGVWLAGGDQGRLVDRYRARRVETLLRELHQRGGIIAGTSAGASAMSSVMIRYGTRQQAVVDRGLGLVDRVVVDQHFSQRARLPRLTGVLDNHPEQLGLGVDEETAVVMRANRLRVLGTGQVTVCFPKPDSSERREVHRLQPDDEAEVSLLADAPPRWTVRFAHRSEEVEARNGMD